The following DNA comes from Oncorhynchus clarkii lewisi isolate Uvic-CL-2024 chromosome 22, UVic_Ocla_1.0, whole genome shotgun sequence.
gataacactcgccagtccagcttccctgccccatccaccgctgccccttggacactgatcacttggctacatagctgatgcatgctggactgtccattaatcacggtaatccattctgcttgtttatgttttatctgtcggccccagccgcacttaggctctgtgtgtagttaatccgaccctctctgcctaatcaatcgccattctacctgctgttgttgtgctagctgattagctgttgtctcacctactgttttagctagctctcccaattcaacacctgtgattactgtatgcctcgctgtatgtctctctcatatgtcaatatgccttgtatactgttgtgcaggttagttatcattgttttagtttacaatggagcccctagttccactctttatacccctgttacctcctttgtcccaccccccacacatgcggtgacctcacccattacaaccagcatgtccagagatacaacctctctcatcatcacccagtgcctgggcttacctccgctgtacccgcaccccaccatacccctgtttgcgcattatgccctgaatatattctaccatcaACCtgctctgtccccaacgccctaggcgaccagttttgatagccttcagccgactccttctctgttccgcgggtgatgtggaggtaaacccaggccctgcatgtccccaggcaccctcatttgttgacttctgtgatcgaaaaagccttggtttcatgcatgtcaacatcagaagcctcctctaagtttgtcttactcactgctctagcacactctgctaaccctgatgtccttgccgtgtctgaatcctggctcaggaaggggATTttcatacccaactataacatcttcccaagatagaactgccaaaggaggaggagttgcagtctactgcagagagcctgcaaagtaatgtactttccaggtccatacccaaacagttcgaactactaattttgaaaattactctctccagaaataagtctctcatcagctcccagctgtgccctggacaccatttgtgaattgatcgccccccatctagcttcagagtttgttctgttaggtgacctaaactgggatatgcttaacaccccggcagtcctacaatctaagctagatgccctcaatctcactcaaatcatcaaggaacccaccaggtacaaccctaactctgtaaacaagggcaccctcattgacgtcatcctgaccaactggccctccaaatacacctccgctgtcttcaaccaggatctcagcgatcactgcctcattgcctgtatccgctacggagccgcagtcaaacgaccacccctcatcactgtcaaacgctccctaaaacacttctgtgagcaggcctttctaatcgacctggcccgggtatccgtaaaagtaacttcctcaccattttagataagcatgctccgttcaaaaaatgcagaactaagaacagatatagcccctggttcactccagacctgactgccctcgaccagcacaaaaacatcctgtggcggactgcactaacatcgaacagtccccgcgatatgcaactgttcagggaagtcaggaaccaatacacacagtcagtcaggaaagctaaagccaacttcttcaggcagaagtttgcatcctgtagctccaactccaaaaagttctgggacactgtgaagtccatggagaacaagagcacctcctcccagctgcccactgcactgaggctaggtaacacggtcaccaccgataaatccatgattatcgaaaacttcaacaagcatttctcaacggctggccatgccttccgcctggctactccaacctcgtccaacagctcccccccccccgcagctactcgcccaagcctctccaggttctcctttacccaaatccagatagcagatgttctgaaagagctgcaaaacctggacccgtacaaatcagctgggcttgacaatctggaccctctattcctgaaactatccgccgccattgtcgcaacccctattaccagcctgttcaacctctctttcatatcgtctgagatccccaaggattggaaagctgccgcagtcatccccctcttcaaagggggcgacaccctggacccaaactgttacagaccaatatccatcctgccctgcctatctaaggtcttcgaaagccaagtcaacaaacagatcactgaccatcttgaatcgtaccttctccgctgtgcaatctggtttccgagctggtcacgggtgtacctcagccacgctcaaggtgctaaacgatatcataaccgccatcgataaaagacagtactgtgcagccgtcttcatagaccttgccaaggctttcgactctgtcaatcaccgtattcttattggcagactcagtagcctcggtttttcggatgactgcctttggttcaccaattactttgcagacagagttcagtgtgtcaaatcggagggcatttGGGGAGTTAATTTTATTCTTCTCtatagatcctctcaagctctgtcaggttggatatggagcatcgctgcacagctattttcaggtctctacagagaagtccgggctctggctgggccactaaaggacattcagaagcttgtcccgaagccactagtgcattgtcttggctgtgtgcttagggtcgttgtcctgttggaaggtgaaccttcgccccagtctgagaacctgccccagagtgctcaggacttcatcaaggatctctctgctctattcatctttccctcaatcctgactagtcgcccagtccctgctgctgaaaacaccccatagcatgatgctgccaccaccatgcttcaccgtagggatggtgccaggtttcctccagacgtgacacttggcattcaggccaaagagttcaatcttggtttcatcagaccagaaaagcttgtttctcatagtctgagtcCTTCAGGTGCCAAAAGTCCAAGCTGgccatcatgtgccttttactgaggagtgtcttccgtctggccactaccataaaggcctgattggcggagAGCTGTAGCGATGttggtccttctggaaggttctcccatctccacagatgaactctggagctctgtcagcattaccatcaggttcttggtcacctccctgaccaatgcccttctcccccgattgctcagtttggctgggcggccacctctagggagagtcttggtggttccaaacttcctccatttaagaattatggaggccactgttcttggggactttcaatgctgcaaaGATTTTTTGGTAACTCTTCCCAGATCTGTCAACTTTCATAAATTACGTGCATTACTACCACCGTTTGAGTGATGCCTGCCACTAGTGGTGGTGAATACTCTCAGTAGAAGTGGACACGTCTGTAGGCATCAGAACTCCAATACATGCAAGCCTGCCGCTGCGTACAAAGCCGTAGGCATTTCTTTATGCCTCCCACTGTTTGAAAAAGTCACGGGTGGCCAATCTTCCACCTAGCCCCTTCTttttaatggtatctgttgcttttatacatgccTTACTCTCGCTCAAAAGACTCGTGGCTTATtttaaatgtctgcgcaagactGGTTTCAcccacgagagagtaacggtttaggtgattggatgttcattatttgactaggctacctgtatttgacagtgttgttatttcactgaacactagatggtttaattttatttttggcagtaaaACATGGCTAGTTAGGTGACAAAAAACCCTCAcccaaatgtaaaatataaatggactgtttgaaaatgtgaagaatttttttttgaaaaaaatgtaataaaatgatttaaaaaaaaatgtgaatcacatttttatttggtgtaccgtgtgggaggatgtcttccttaattgaccccccatacatgtaacggacatataccaggagctgtgtcagGCCCACCACTTCTGTTGACTCATCTAGATGTAccacatagaattcactggcttcgcgtaccccagtttgggaatacctggtctaGCTAACAGAACAGCATGGCATGAGTGCCTCAAAACCAATAATGCATTTAAACcatggattgctgatgctatgtattggccatcgAGAGGCCATATTGTCACTCCCCAGtgggagcagtcctccatagggaTTAATGGAATTCAACAGTATTTCAATTAATGTTTTAAGTACAATTACATGTATCTTTGTTATAGTGGCGACAGTAAGTATTAAAACGTATACTTTAAGGAACATTTGATATATTTAGATGTTTTTGTTTACCATGTTAAATGATGCATTAGGGTGTCTAATAtaataaatgtggcaaaaacgAATGTACGCATGAATAAATCAATTTCTATAGGttccaaaatatgttttacaatTGTGGGGGAGCACCAAGATGGTGGCACCGTGGCTTCAATTTAGCGGCCCCTATCGGTATTCTAGTGTATATAAACCACTGCTCAAAACCTAGCTAACCAGCCAGCTAGCTGTAGCTAGCGTTCCGAACTAACATTATCCAAATGCAGTTCGTTAGCTAGTAGCTACCTTCTCTCTGTCAACAGGTTTTTCAGGTTCTTTCTTAAGTTCGTATTGTGCTACTCTTGATTCCACAGCCATGCTTGACAGCGTTTGATAATTTAGCTAAATTGTTAGTGGAACTTTCAACGAGTAGCAGCAGAAAATAAATACTAGTCGCGTGCTAATGACGTCGGAGAAACTGTATAAAACAGAGCTTCCTCGACGAATCACGCCACTGGAAAATTACAACGAGGCCACAAAAAGTCCCTTTACTAATTTGCCAACAGCCACCATTTTGGGAGTCAGAATTGTATTGGAAAACCACCACCCTTTGGGCCTTATTATGGTACACACGTGCGTGGTGGCTGGCTGTCGGAATAGAAGAATACCAGGCACATCATTGTCTTTTTACCGTTTCCCACGCGATCCCGACAGAAAGCAGCGTTGGATAGCTGCTGTGAACCGAGAAGGCTGGCTGCCAAACGACGGGAGCAGGTTGTGTAGTACTCATTTCATCTCAGGTGCGCAGCCAACGTTGTCAATAAAACAGTCCATAAATGAGCAATGTGCCATTCAATTCACTTTTGAAGTTTTTCCAACCAGCACCTGACCACCATATTAAACGTTACTGCTATTCTTTACTTTTTTTTTACTAGAAATCACTGCAGCTGTATGTTCTAATGTGATTGTGCATGATGCCTCACTAAAGTTTCTCCCTTTTTCTTCAACTCCAGGTAAACAGGTGAAGAATCCACGCTCGCCGGACTATGTTCCCTCTGTATTTACATCAGCTCCCCTATCCCCGGAGTCAGAAATTAAGGAAGAGACTGCTGCCTTTGAAATCTCAGACAAGCAAGAAGCCCAAGTGGAGGCTGCCAACGCCTTGCTCTTCCTGCAGGGCCAGGGCAGGTCTGTGGTCGATCAGAGGCCGAGCCAGGTGGACCATGACGTGGCCCAGAGTGCATCCTCATCCTCTACCAGTGACAATGGTGAGGAATCTGAACCCCTGTCAAGCGACAGCAAAGACAGGGGAGGGAAGCCCGGCAAAAGGTCAGCCGCAGAGCCCGACAACTATGAGGATGTGCTGAAGATCTTGAAGAAGGAGAACCGGGCTCTCCGGGAGTCTGTTGATAAAATGTCACTCTCAGAGACCTCATTCCGGAACGACCCAGAGAAGGTCAGGTTTTACACTGGCTTGCCCAACTACTTTGTATTTGAGACAGTCATGTGGCTCCTCGCACCACACATGAACGGGACCAAGAACATGGTCAAGCTCTCCATGTTTCAGCAGCTGCTGCTGACACTAATGCGTCTCCGGCTTGACCTCAA
Coding sequences within:
- the LOC139380266 gene encoding uncharacterized protein, producing MVHTCVVAGCRNRRIPGTSLSFYRFPRDPDRKQRWIAAVNREGWLPNDGSRLCSTHFISGKQVKNPRSPDYVPSVFTSAPLSPESEIKEETAAFEISDKQEAQVEAANALLFLQGQGRSVVDQRPSQVDHDVAQSASSSSTSDNGEESEPLSSDSKDRGGKPGKRSAAEPDNYEDVLKILKKENRALRESVDKMSLSETSFRNDPEKVRFYTGLPNYFVFETVMWLLAPHMNGTKNMVKLSMFQQLLLTLMRLRLDLKNQDLAYRFGVKVGTVTRTVLRMVNVMSTTLVPTAVFWPSRAELRKNLPAALHSTYPDCAVIIDCFRVTLEKPGSEVNLLCQGASAGSNTLKYMIGMAPQGVVTFVSRGSPGSVSDKSLAEGCGFLGKLLPGDVVLADKDLDIGESVAAHGALLKITGCDGGERSEGSDGISLTDISPERLSVRRHVERVVSMVKLRYSMLTGPVEVPFTAAERSSNIFTFDKIVQVACALNNLCISAAPLE